A genome region from Maylandia zebra isolate NMK-2024a linkage group LG6, Mzebra_GT3a, whole genome shotgun sequence includes the following:
- the map1lc3c gene encoding microtubule-associated protein 1 light chain 3 gamma, with the protein MRPCANQLMRCSLYLTRARSVACGPGSTSRTMASREKSQPHSKPFKLRKSLATRKREVAGIRAKFPNKIPVIIERYDKEKYLPPLDKTKFLVPQELTMTQFLTIIRNRMALLPSQAFYLLINNRGLASMSLTMAQVYKQHQDEDGFLYMTYASQEMFGR; encoded by the exons ATGCGGCCATGTGCTAATCAGCTGATGCGTTGCAGCCTCTATTTAACTCGCGCTCGCTCCGTAGCATGTGGACCCGGCTCTACGTCACGTACCATGGCGTCGCGCGAGAAAAGTCAGCCGCACAGCAAACCGTTCAAGCTGAGGAAGAGTTTAG CAACGAGGAAACGGGAAGTGGCGGGCATCAGGGCCAAGTTCCCCAACAAGATCCCG GTCATCATCGAGAGGTACGACAAGGAAAAGTATCTGCCTCCGCTGGACAAAACCAAGTTCCTGGTTCCGCAGGAGCTCACCATGACGCAGTTCCTCACCATCATCAG GAACCGCATGGCGCTGCTGCCCAGCCAGGCCTTCTACCTGCTCATCAACAACAGAGGGCTGGCGAGCATGTCGCTCACCATGGCTCAGGTGTACAAACAGCACCAGGATGAGGACGGCTTCCTCTACATGACCTACGCCTCGCAGGAGATGTTCGGACGATGA